The following proteins come from a genomic window of Nitrospira sp.:
- a CDS encoding ATP-dependent Clp protease, ATP-binding subunit ClpC, which produces MFERFTDKGRKIIILAREEAERHQNDYLGTEHLVLAILRESDGIALMILKKMGLSTEQIRLEIERNLPGGGTTMTFGEIPFSPRVKKVIEYGVEEARLLGHNHIGSEHLLLGLLREEEGIGGKILRSLGANLLTARQLTVTFLRKSAPRERDRKSNTPALDEFGRDLTQLAQEGQLDPVIGRADEIERVLQILSRRSKNNPVLIGESGVGKTAIVEGLAQRIVQSEVPDNLLSRRVIALDLGSLVAGTKYRGQFEERLKVVMKEIVQAGNIIIFIDELHTLVGAGAAEGSIDASNMLKPALSRGEIQCIGATTLDEYRKHIEKDGALKRRFQPIHVQPPNLDETVRIIQGLRDRYEEHHGVEITEDAIIEAVKLSDRYITDRFLPDKAIDLIDETGSRAKLQTYALPSELKAMEQELKKVSREKELSISMQNFEEAVRHREEEERLRKLLDESKREWKKNQEKNKPVIGKEDVAYVVSKMTGIPLFKLEEEESNKLLRMEEFLHKRVVGQNEAISAVARAIRRSRAGLKEARKPIGSFIFLGPTGVGKTELARTLAEFLFNSEDALIRVDMSEYQEKFTSSRLFGAPPGYVGYEEGGQLTEKVRRRPYSVVLFDEIEKAHPDVFNVLLQVLDDGVLTDSLGRKVDFKNTVVIMTSNIGTKMIQKGVSLGFQSTESEAARRKKEEVLGELRKSFSPEFLNRIDEIVIFHQLEKEQLYSILDILLRELNLRLLDKGIEIEVDDEVKQWLIKEGYEPLYGARPMRRAIQRAIGDPLSDELIRGRFKESRKVKVVLRDGAPTFIEQEALAGV; this is translated from the coding sequence ATGTTCGAACGATTCACGGACAAAGGTCGAAAAATCATTATCCTCGCGCGCGAGGAGGCCGAGCGGCATCAGAACGACTATCTGGGGACTGAACATCTCGTCTTGGCCATACTTCGTGAGTCCGACGGCATTGCTCTCATGATTCTGAAAAAGATGGGACTTTCTACGGAGCAGATCAGGTTGGAAATTGAGCGAAATCTGCCCGGTGGGGGGACCACTATGACATTTGGAGAGATTCCCTTCAGCCCCCGCGTGAAGAAGGTTATTGAATACGGAGTCGAAGAAGCCCGTCTGCTAGGCCACAATCACATCGGCAGTGAGCATCTTCTCCTCGGCCTCCTTCGTGAAGAAGAAGGGATAGGCGGAAAAATCCTCCGCAGTCTGGGTGCGAATCTGTTGACTGCACGGCAGTTAACAGTGACGTTTCTACGGAAGTCCGCTCCCCGAGAACGGGATCGGAAGAGTAATACTCCGGCTCTCGATGAATTCGGACGTGATTTGACCCAGCTGGCCCAAGAAGGTCAACTGGATCCGGTGATCGGTAGAGCAGATGAGATTGAGCGTGTCTTGCAAATTCTCAGTCGCAGAAGCAAGAACAATCCTGTGCTGATCGGCGAATCCGGTGTTGGGAAAACCGCCATCGTCGAAGGACTTGCACAACGGATCGTCCAATCTGAAGTTCCTGACAATCTGCTCTCTCGTCGGGTCATCGCCTTGGATCTAGGGTCTCTTGTCGCCGGTACCAAATACCGTGGACAGTTTGAAGAGCGCCTCAAGGTCGTGATGAAAGAAATTGTCCAGGCCGGCAATATCATCATTTTCATTGATGAGCTGCATACACTGGTTGGAGCCGGAGCTGCAGAGGGATCCATCGACGCTTCCAATATGTTGAAGCCGGCTTTGTCGCGCGGCGAGATCCAATGCATTGGGGCCACCACGCTGGATGAGTACCGGAAGCATATTGAAAAAGACGGCGCGTTGAAACGGCGGTTCCAACCGATCCACGTTCAGCCGCCCAATCTTGATGAAACTGTCCGCATCATCCAAGGGCTTCGAGATCGATACGAGGAACATCACGGAGTGGAAATCACGGAAGACGCCATTATTGAGGCTGTCAAGTTGTCCGATCGCTACATCACCGACCGGTTTCTCCCGGACAAGGCGATCGACTTGATCGATGAAACCGGGTCGCGGGCGAAGCTCCAGACCTATGCACTCCCCTCGGAATTGAAAGCGATGGAGCAAGAGCTGAAGAAGGTGTCGCGAGAGAAAGAACTGTCAATATCCATGCAGAATTTCGAGGAAGCCGTACGGCACCGTGAGGAAGAAGAGCGCCTGCGTAAGTTGCTCGACGAATCCAAGCGAGAATGGAAAAAGAATCAAGAAAAAAACAAGCCCGTGATCGGTAAGGAGGATGTCGCCTACGTTGTGTCCAAAATGACCGGTATTCCGCTCTTTAAGCTGGAAGAAGAAGAGTCCAACAAGCTCTTGCGCATGGAAGAGTTTCTCCATAAACGAGTGGTCGGTCAAAATGAGGCGATTTCCGCGGTCGCTCGCGCCATCCGACGATCTCGCGCCGGTTTGAAGGAAGCTCGGAAACCGATCGGCTCCTTCATTTTCTTAGGACCGACGGGTGTAGGTAAGACGGAACTGGCCAGGACATTGGCTGAGTTTCTGTTCAACAGCGAAGATGCGCTGATCCGTGTCGATATGTCCGAATATCAGGAAAAGTTTACCAGTTCTCGGCTCTTTGGAGCCCCTCCAGGCTATGTGGGGTATGAAGAAGGTGGACAGTTGACCGAAAAGGTACGCCGTCGGCCTTATTCCGTCGTATTGTTCGATGAAATTGAGAAGGCTCATCCGGATGTGTTCAATGTCCTGCTTCAAGTATTAGATGACGGAGTGTTGACAGATAGTCTCGGACGAAAGGTTGATTTCAAGAATACGGTCGTCATTATGACGTCTAATATCGGAACGAAAATGATTCAGAAGGGTGTTTCCCTTGGTTTTCAGAGCACGGAAAGCGAAGCGGCACGTCGGAAGAAGGAAGAAGTGCTTGGAGAACTTCGGAAATCATTCAGTCCCGAATTTCTCAATCGGATCGATGAAATCGTGATTTTCCATCAATTGGAAAAAGAACAGCTCTATAGCATCCTGGATATCTTGCTCCGTGAGTTGAACCTCCGCCTATTGGATAAAGGGATTGAAATTGAGGTCGATGACGAAGTCAAGCAATGGCTCATCAAAGAGGGCTATGAGCCGTTGTACGGAGCGAGGCCCATGCGGCGGGCTATCCAGCGTGCCATCGGTGACCCGCTATCCGATGAGCTGATTAGAGGGCGTTTCAAAGAAAGCCGCAAGGTGAAAGTAGTTCTGCGGGATGGAGCTCCGACCTTCATCGAGCAGGAGGCATTGGCGGGAGTATAG
- a CDS encoding Ribosome LSU-associated GTP-binding protein HflX: MAQLTVEFRRPIGVLLTRRGQVQEVIVGTDLSLSSTTLTLFRTGARSLRGLRFIRTQLHDQPLNQEVLTDLAFLRLDLIGLLSITEDGQLGNLYLAHLLAPNSTGQLFKVLKAVPFHNLTMMFDRFIEELDVDLQRARAHYAVESGKESAILVSASVKSRSEQEERLAELAELATSADITVIDRVVQRTPDGHQRYLLGSGKMKDVLIRTLHQGAGMVIFDQTLSPAQLRAISEMTDIKVIDRTQLILDIFARRAHSREGKVQVELAQLRYLLPRLSGKGTELSRMGGGIGTRGPGETKLETDRRRVRDRITHLERELRQFERRQGQRRSKRDRHGLPIVSLVGYTNAGKSTLLNVLTNSQVSAQNRLFETLDTTSRRLRFPQDREIIITDTVGFIRDLPQELVGAFRTTLEELREADLILHVVDGSAADIDIQITAVVAILEELHLNAIPRLLVLNKCDRISPSRVELLCRRYGAIGISAFQPATLRPLLAQLEAHVRALSTDDHQTVGLQLQADPLVLASRR, from the coding sequence ATGGCCCAGCTGACCGTCGAGTTTCGTCGCCCGATCGGTGTGCTGTTGACACGACGAGGACAAGTTCAGGAAGTGATTGTGGGAACGGATTTGTCCCTGTCTTCAACGACGCTGACCCTCTTCCGTACGGGGGCGCGATCGCTTCGTGGTTTAAGGTTCATTCGCACACAACTGCACGATCAGCCTTTAAATCAAGAGGTGCTCACTGATCTGGCTTTCTTGCGACTTGACCTTATCGGACTTCTCTCCATCACGGAGGATGGCCAATTAGGCAATCTGTATCTTGCCCATCTGCTGGCTCCCAATTCGACTGGTCAATTGTTCAAAGTACTCAAGGCCGTCCCGTTCCACAATCTGACCATGATGTTCGACCGGTTCATCGAAGAGCTTGACGTAGACCTTCAGCGGGCGCGAGCCCACTATGCGGTGGAGAGCGGCAAGGAATCGGCGATACTTGTCAGCGCCTCCGTTAAAAGTCGGTCCGAGCAGGAAGAGCGTTTGGCCGAGTTGGCTGAGCTGGCGACCTCCGCCGATATCACGGTGATCGATCGGGTCGTACAACGAACGCCGGACGGGCATCAGCGGTATCTCTTGGGAAGCGGCAAGATGAAGGATGTTCTAATCCGGACGCTCCATCAGGGCGCCGGCATGGTGATTTTTGATCAAACGTTGTCACCGGCTCAACTGCGAGCAATTTCAGAGATGACCGATATTAAGGTGATTGACCGGACTCAGCTGATCCTGGATATCTTTGCTCGCCGAGCCCACAGTCGTGAAGGCAAAGTACAGGTGGAACTCGCGCAGCTACGGTATCTGCTTCCACGATTGTCTGGAAAAGGCACCGAACTCTCGCGCATGGGCGGCGGGATCGGGACTCGAGGACCGGGCGAAACCAAATTGGAAACTGATCGTCGCCGTGTGCGCGACCGCATCACGCATTTAGAACGGGAACTGAGGCAGTTTGAACGCCGGCAAGGCCAACGTCGATCCAAGCGCGATCGACACGGACTCCCTATCGTTTCTCTGGTGGGCTATACGAACGCTGGTAAGTCGACACTGCTCAACGTGCTGACGAACAGTCAGGTATCAGCTCAAAACAGATTATTCGAAACTCTGGATACGACAAGCCGACGTCTGCGGTTTCCGCAGGATCGCGAAATCATCATCACCGATACGGTAGGGTTTATTCGGGATCTTCCGCAAGAGTTGGTCGGTGCTTTTCGGACAACGCTCGAAGAACTCCGAGAGGCCGATCTCATACTGCATGTTGTCGATGGCAGCGCCGCGGACATCGACATTCAGATTACGGCCGTCGTCGCCATTCTTGAGGAGTTGCATTTGAATGCGATACCGAGATTGCTCGTGTTGAATAAGTGTGACCGGATATCACCATCGCGCGTCGAGTTACTCTGCCGGCGTTACGGAGCCATCGGCATTTCGGCGTTCCAGCCTGCCACACTACGTCCTCTCCTCGCTCAATTGGAAGCCCACGTGAGGGCTTTGTCAACCGATGACCATCAGACTGTCGGCCTGCAGCTGCAGGCCGACCCGCTGGTGCTTGCATCTCGTCGGTAA
- a CDS encoding N(6)-L-threonylcarbamoyladenine synthase — protein MCSHSNRPEFQPEVRWRPGPVLGIESSCDETAAAVLSREGKVLSNIVSSQVAVHKKFGGVVPELAARAHLETIDMVVREALATAQIPKNTLGAVAVTHGPGLAGALLVGVNYAKALSYGLGIPIIGVNHLQGHIASAWLTDQIFPLSCIVLVVSGGHTHLYRHEIDGRCILLGRTRDDAAGEAFDKGAQMLGLGYPGGPAIDRIARDGDSQAFRFPRFHRAKNSLEFSFSGLKTALLYKLREMDDSLRSHKIADLAAGYQEAIVQVLATKAFAALEQSNLDALAVVGGVSANSRLRTILSERAVREGIRLSLPPLEYCTDNAAMIASAGRRLLMNGERPHGDLDISPAERFVTIQEENRANIGFS, from the coding sequence ATGTGCTCTCACTCCAATCGGCCAGAATTTCAGCCTGAGGTTCGATGGCGTCCGGGCCCGGTTCTTGGCATCGAATCTTCATGCGATGAAACGGCTGCAGCCGTACTCAGTCGTGAAGGAAAGGTGCTTTCCAACATAGTGTCTTCGCAAGTGGCAGTCCATAAAAAATTCGGCGGCGTCGTCCCAGAATTAGCCGCACGAGCTCACCTTGAAACAATCGACATGGTCGTCAGAGAAGCCTTGGCGACTGCCCAAATCCCAAAAAATACTCTAGGTGCGGTGGCCGTCACTCACGGACCTGGATTGGCTGGAGCCCTTTTGGTGGGAGTGAATTACGCAAAAGCCTTGAGCTACGGATTGGGCATTCCGATTATTGGCGTCAATCACCTGCAGGGCCATATCGCTTCTGCATGGCTCACCGACCAGATATTCCCACTATCGTGCATTGTGCTGGTTGTGTCGGGCGGTCATACTCACCTCTATCGCCATGAAATCGATGGTCGGTGTATCCTACTGGGACGTACTCGCGACGACGCCGCCGGTGAGGCATTCGACAAGGGAGCCCAGATGCTTGGCTTAGGGTATCCCGGTGGACCGGCTATTGACCGAATCGCACGTGACGGGGATTCACAGGCCTTTCGCTTTCCTCGCTTCCACCGGGCAAAGAACAGTCTTGAGTTCAGTTTCAGCGGCCTCAAGACGGCCTTGTTATATAAGTTGCGAGAAATGGATGATTCCCTGCGATCTCATAAGATTGCCGACTTGGCGGCCGGCTACCAAGAGGCTATTGTGCAGGTCTTGGCCACGAAGGCCTTCGCTGCTCTCGAGCAGTCGAACTTGGATGCGCTCGCTGTCGTGGGAGGCGTTTCAGCTAATTCACGGTTGAGAACCATACTCAGCGAGCGTGCGGTACGTGAAGGTATTCGTCTATCGCTGCCGCCTCTTGAATATTGCACCGACAATGCTGCCATGATTGCCTCGGCGGGGCGCCGGTTGCTGATGAACGGAGAGCGGCCACATGGCGATCTCGATATCAGTCCGGCCGAGAGGTTCGTGACGATTCAGGAAGAAAACCGAGCAAATATCGGGTTTTCCTAA
- a CDS encoding Endonuclease III: MKKAKRMGTQSVFDRPAQIAMSLRRAMPVARVELTHRSPWELLVATILSAQCTDQRVNQVTPSLFGQYPTPQAMAKAPSTELEALIRSTGFYKSKAKNLIGCAQVITAQFKGRVPDTMEELISLPGVGRKTANVLLGTAFGKPAVVVDTHVSRVTNRLALTHSRDPEQIERDLQSAYPQTQWTDVSQRLLLHGRYVCLARKPRCLVCPIYDVCEWEGKLQK; this comes from the coding sequence ATGAAGAAAGCCAAACGCATGGGAACACAGTCCGTTTTCGACCGCCCGGCACAGATTGCCATGAGCCTGCGTCGAGCCATGCCGGTGGCGCGGGTGGAATTAACGCATCGTTCTCCGTGGGAGTTACTGGTCGCTACCATTCTATCAGCGCAGTGCACGGACCAGCGCGTGAACCAGGTGACACCGAGCCTATTCGGACAATATCCCACACCCCAAGCCATGGCAAAGGCGCCGTCGACTGAGCTGGAAGCGTTGATCAGATCAACCGGCTTTTATAAGAGCAAGGCGAAAAACTTGATCGGCTGTGCTCAGGTCATTACCGCGCAGTTCAAGGGTCGAGTCCCCGACACAATGGAAGAACTCATATCGCTACCTGGTGTCGGGCGAAAAACAGCCAATGTGCTCCTTGGGACTGCGTTTGGAAAACCGGCTGTTGTCGTCGATACGCATGTGAGCCGGGTGACCAATCGACTGGCCTTGACCCATTCAAGGGATCCCGAGCAAATCGAGCGCGATCTGCAATCGGCGTATCCGCAAACTCAGTGGACGGATGTGTCCCAACGGCTGCTCCTTCACGGACGGTATGTATGCCTCGCACGGAAACCGCGCTGTCTTGTTTGCCCGATTTACGATGTGTGTGAGTGGGAAGGGAAACTCCAGAAATGA